In Candidatus Eisenbacteria bacterium, one DNA window encodes the following:
- a CDS encoding HlyD family efflux transporter periplasmic adaptor subunit produces MLRPKGLPPGFASANGRIEATEIDISPKIAARIREIRAHEGDFVTAGDVLVVMDTDALQAQRTEAEAKAQHALSSIDTANSKVRQAEADRAAAEALTAQREAELDGARRHLARSERLAPRGVVSEQTFDDDRARVLGAEAAVRAAQAQVAAADAAFATAQSDVIGAKAELDAARATIQRIQSDIDDSLLRAPRDGRVQYRPAEPGEVLAAGGRVLNLVDLGDVYMTFFMPTAFAGRVTLGDEVRLVLDAAPQWVIPAHATYVADVAQFTPKTVETAEERLKLVFRIKAHIAPELLRKYVRMVKTGLPGMAYVRLDPHAEWPSYLQVRLPESSE; encoded by the coding sequence ATGCTCCGACCGAAGGGCTTGCCGCCGGGCTTCGCCAGCGCGAACGGTCGCATCGAGGCGACGGAGATCGACATCTCCCCGAAGATCGCGGCACGGATACGCGAGATCCGCGCGCACGAGGGCGACTTCGTTACGGCCGGAGACGTCCTCGTCGTCATGGATACCGACGCGTTGCAGGCGCAGCGGACGGAAGCCGAGGCGAAGGCGCAGCACGCGCTAAGCAGCATCGACACCGCAAACAGCAAGGTGAGGCAGGCGGAGGCGGATCGGGCCGCCGCCGAAGCGCTCACGGCGCAGCGCGAGGCGGAGCTCGACGGCGCCCGGCGGCACCTGGCGCGCTCGGAGCGGCTCGCCCCGCGCGGTGTCGTCTCGGAGCAGACCTTCGACGACGATCGCGCCCGCGTCCTTGGCGCGGAGGCGGCCGTCCGCGCCGCGCAGGCGCAGGTGGCGGCGGCCGACGCCGCGTTCGCCACGGCACAGTCCGACGTGATCGGCGCGAAGGCGGAGCTGGATGCCGCACGCGCGACCATCCAGCGCATCCAGTCGGACATCGACGACAGCCTGCTGCGCGCGCCGCGCGACGGTCGCGTGCAGTACCGGCCGGCGGAGCCGGGCGAGGTGCTCGCGGCCGGCGGTCGCGTGCTCAACCTCGTCGACCTCGGGGACGTCTACATGACCTTCTTCATGCCGACGGCGTTTGCCGGCCGCGTGACGCTCGGTGACGAGGTGCGACTCGTGCTCGACGCGGCTCCGCAGTGGGTGATCCCGGCGCACGCGACGTATGTCGCCGACGTCGCGCAGTTCACGCCGAAGACCGTGGAGACGGCCGAGGAGCGGCTGAAGCTCGTGTTCCGCATCAAGGCGCACATCGCACCCGAGCTGCTCCGGAAGTACGTCCGCATGGTGAAGACGGGGCTCCCGGGCATGGCATATGTGCGGCTCGACCCGCACGCCGAATGGCCGTCCTACCTCCAGGTGCGGCTGCCCGAGTCCTCCGAATGA